Proteins co-encoded in one Octopus bimaculoides isolate UCB-OBI-ISO-001 chromosome 7, ASM119413v2, whole genome shotgun sequence genomic window:
- the LOC106869741 gene encoding tropomyosin, with the protein MEACKKKMNALIAERVNALEKAEELELRLRQVEEERDKIQDDFMFLQKKYGALEKENDDLNESLAKYQLVEEDKKKVDEELVWMHKKYSNLQREFDEVSAQLEKAQDMMRYTEEKLSETESETQDLNRKINLLELDLTRSESQVEEKRVQAEEDSEKLQSAENRALEAERNVQKLENDIDKLTKELEEEQKKFKTLCEDLDEACTQMMD; encoded by the coding sequence atggaAGCGtgcaagaagaaaatgaatgCCTTAATCGCAGAGCGAGTAAATGCTCTGGAAAAAGCCGAGGAACTGGAATTAAGGCTGAGGCAGGTTGAAGAAGAACGCGATAAAATTCAAGATGATTTTATGTTTTTACAGAAAAAGTATGGAGCTCTGGAGAAAGAGAACGATGATTTGAACGAAAGTTTAGCTAAATACCAGTTGGtggaagaagacaaaaagaaagttgACGAGGAGTTGGTGTGGATGCACAAGAAGTATAGTAATTTACAAAGAGAATTTGATGAAGTATCTGCCCAATTAGAAAAAGCACAGGACATGATGAGATATACAGAAGAGAAATTATCGGAGACGGAGAGCGAGACACAAGATTTAAACCGGAAAATCAATCTTTTAGAATTAGATCTTACCCGATCTGAAAGTCAAGTGGAAGAGAAACGAGTGCAAGCCGAAGAGGATTCTGAGAAGCTCCAGTCTGCCGAAAACCGGGCATTGGAAGCCGAACGAAACGTCCAAAAACTTGAGAATGATATCGACAAGCTCACAAAAGAGCTCGAAGAAGAACAGaagaaatttaaaactttgtGCGAAGATTTGGATGAAGCGTGCACCCAAATGATGGATTAG